In Salvelinus namaycush isolate Seneca chromosome 37, SaNama_1.0, whole genome shotgun sequence, the following are encoded in one genomic region:
- the LOC120031310 gene encoding uncharacterized protein LOC120031310 isoform X2 translates to MKSQQHTSRYLLLHVWCGFLTVAMGIMVAVLTTVQISSPDKSNLPESKEENQHPTNGSFLAQLNSSKPPCLSYIQLTMGTLSWENDHNVPVCGSCSLVLRDNSVYIRSEGFYYFYVQVTFTRHTGGEGKRKVTLFKNGIQNKTQQRRLSEVVYHGEKGGTVFMSRMVKLQHGNSLSLEITSENNSFRYGGENTYWGAYQLPPC, encoded by the exons ATGAAGAGCCAACAGCACACCTCCAGATACCTGCTGCTCCATGTGTGGTGCGGGTTTCTCACAGTCGCAATGGGGATTATGGTCGCAGTTCTCACAACAGTGCAAATAAGCTCACCTGACAAG AGTAATTTACCTGAATCAAAGGAGGAAAACCAGCACCCTACAA aCGGCAGTTTTCTGGCTCAATTGAATTCATCAAAGC CTCCCTGTCTCTCATATATCCAGCTGACCATGG GAACATTATCTTGGGAGAATGACCATAATGTCCCCGTCTGTGGCTCTTGCTCCCTCGTCCTCCGCGACAACTCTGTCTACATCAGATCTGAAGGCTTCTACTACTTCTATGTCCAGGTCACCTTCACTAGGCACAccggaggagaggggaagaggaaggtgACTCTGTTCAAAAATGGCATTCAAAATAAGACCCAGCAAAGGAGACTGAGTGAAGTCGTGTATCACGGAGAGAAAGGGGGCACTGTATTCATGTCCAGGATGGTAAAGCTCCAACATGGTAACAGTCTCAGCCTTGAGATAACGTCAGAGAATAATAGTTTTAGGTATGGGGGAGAGAATACCTACTGGGGGGCATATCAGCTCCCCCCATGTTAA
- the LOC120031310 gene encoding uncharacterized protein LOC120031310 isoform X1, giving the protein MKSQQHTSRYLLLHVWCGFLTVAMGIMVAVLTTVQISSPDKSNLPESKEENQHPTNGSFLAQLNSSKPPCLSYIQLTMEGTLSWENDHNVPVCGSCSLVLRDNSVYIRSEGFYYFYVQVTFTRHTGGEGKRKVTLFKNGIQNKTQQRRLSEVVYHGEKGGTVFMSRMVKLQHGNSLSLEITSENNSFRYGGENTYWGAYQLPPC; this is encoded by the exons ATGAAGAGCCAACAGCACACCTCCAGATACCTGCTGCTCCATGTGTGGTGCGGGTTTCTCACAGTCGCAATGGGGATTATGGTCGCAGTTCTCACAACAGTGCAAATAAGCTCACCTGACAAG AGTAATTTACCTGAATCAAAGGAGGAAAACCAGCACCCTACAA aCGGCAGTTTTCTGGCTCAATTGAATTCATCAAAGC CTCCCTGTCTCTCATATATCCAGCTGACCATGG AAGGAACATTATCTTGGGAGAATGACCATAATGTCCCCGTCTGTGGCTCTTGCTCCCTCGTCCTCCGCGACAACTCTGTCTACATCAGATCTGAAGGCTTCTACTACTTCTATGTCCAGGTCACCTTCACTAGGCACAccggaggagaggggaagaggaaggtgACTCTGTTCAAAAATGGCATTCAAAATAAGACCCAGCAAAGGAGACTGAGTGAAGTCGTGTATCACGGAGAGAAAGGGGGCACTGTATTCATGTCCAGGATGGTAAAGCTCCAACATGGTAACAGTCTCAGCCTTGAGATAACGTCAGAGAATAATAGTTTTAGGTATGGGGGAGAGAATACCTACTGGGGGGCATATCAGCTCCCCCCATGTTAA